In a genomic window of Taylorella equigenitalis ATCC 35865:
- the dnaJ gene encoding molecular chaperone DnaJ codes for MAKRDFYEVLGVAKGASDDEIKKAYRRLAMKYHPDRNPNDKQAEEKFKEVKEAYETLTDPKKRQAYDSFGHAGVDPNGMGGAGGFGAGADFGDIFGDIFGDIFGGATRGGGRAQPQSFRGNDLRYRLEITLEQAATGYTTEIRFNGYESCGACHGTGGKNGAKPTTCPACNGTGATVVRQGPLRFQQTCHTCGGSGTVIKEPCVKCNGSGHIRKQKTLSVDVPRGIDHGMRIRLNGHGEPGINGGPSGDLYVEISIKKHPIFERDGDDLHCEVPLPFVTAALGGVFEVPTLQGKANITVAEGTQSGKVFRLKGKGIQGVRSSVPGDLYCHVHIETPVNLSEEQKNILRQFDESLEKDSGKNVPQNKHWTDKVKDFFSSL; via the coding sequence ATGGCAAAACGTGACTTTTATGAAGTTCTAGGAGTTGCGAAGGGTGCAAGCGACGATGAGATAAAAAAAGCTTATCGTCGCTTAGCTATGAAATATCACCCCGATCGTAATCCCAATGACAAACAAGCTGAAGAAAAATTTAAAGAGGTAAAAGAGGCCTACGAGACCCTTACTGACCCTAAAAAACGCCAAGCCTACGATTCGTTCGGACATGCAGGAGTTGATCCTAACGGCATGGGCGGTGCAGGTGGATTTGGTGCTGGTGCGGATTTCGGAGATATCTTTGGAGATATTTTCGGGGACATTTTTGGGGGTGCAACACGAGGTGGTGGCCGTGCTCAGCCTCAGTCTTTCCGCGGAAATGATTTACGATATCGTCTTGAGATTACTCTCGAGCAAGCTGCTACAGGATATACAACTGAGATTCGTTTTAATGGATATGAATCTTGTGGTGCCTGCCACGGGACTGGCGGAAAAAATGGTGCAAAACCCACTACATGTCCTGCTTGTAACGGAACTGGTGCAACGGTAGTTCGTCAGGGACCGTTAAGATTTCAACAAACTTGCCATACTTGCGGTGGCTCAGGTACGGTTATCAAGGAGCCTTGCGTTAAATGTAACGGGTCTGGTCATATACGCAAACAAAAAACTTTATCTGTGGATGTGCCTAGAGGTATCGACCACGGTATGCGTATTAGACTTAACGGGCATGGAGAACCAGGTATAAACGGTGGTCCGTCTGGGGATTTATACGTCGAGATTTCCATTAAGAAACATCCTATTTTCGAAAGAGATGGAGATGATTTACATTGCGAAGTACCTCTTCCATTTGTAACTGCTGCTTTGGGTGGGGTTTTTGAAGTTCCAACACTTCAAGGAAAGGCAAATATCACCGTAGCTGAGGGTACGCAATCTGGTAAAGTGTTCCGATTGAAGGGCAAAGGTATACAGGGTGTACGTTCTTCTGTGCCAGGTGATCTTTACTGTCATGTTCATATAGAAACTCCAGTAAATCTAAGCGAAGAACAAAAAAATATTCTTAGGCAATTTGATGAATCCCTTGAAAAAGACAGTGGAAAAAATGTCCCTCAAAACAAGCATTGGACGGACAAAGTAAAAGATTTTTTTAGTAGTCTATAA
- the dnaK gene encoding molecular chaperone DnaK, with the protein MAKIIGIDLGTTNSCVSVMDGGQIKVIENSEGARTTPSIVAYASDGEILVGAPAKRQAVTNPQNTIFAVKRLIGRRFKDDEVQKDLNLMPYKIIEADNGDAWVEANGKKLAPQQVSADILRKIKKTAEDYLGEEVKDAVITVPAYFNDSQRQATKDAGKIAGLNVLRIINEPTAAALAFGLDKQESRDRKIAVFDLGGGTFDISIIEIADVDGANQFEVLSTNGDTFLGGEDFDQRIIDYIVGEFKKEQGVDLSKDVLALQRLKEAAEKAKIELSSTAQTEINLPYITADASGPKHLNVKLSRAKLEALVEDLIERTIEPCRIAVKDAGIKVSDIDDVILVGGMTRMPKVQEKVQEFFGKAPRKDVNPDEAVAVGAGIQGSVLSGDRKDVLLLDVTPLSLGIETLGGVMTKLIQKNTTIPTRHTQVFSTADDNQPAVTIKVYQGEREIAQYNKALGEFNLEGIPPAPRGIPQIEVTLDIDANGILNVSAKDKGTGKENKITITANSGLTDEEIERMVKDAQDNEEADKKVAELVKVRNEADGLVHATRKSLTEYGDKLESSEKEAIETAIKDLEESIKGDNKEEIESKTQALLTSSQKLGEKMYADMQAQQTAEQAGASSGAGTGDAGASSNDDVVDAEFTEVKSEDSESK; encoded by the coding sequence ATGGCAAAAATCATTGGAATTGACTTAGGTACTACTAACAGCTGCGTTTCTGTTATGGACGGTGGCCAAATTAAAGTCATCGAAAACTCTGAGGGTGCTCGCACTACTCCTTCTATCGTTGCATATGCATCTGATGGTGAAATTTTAGTTGGTGCTCCAGCTAAGCGCCAGGCGGTAACTAACCCACAAAATACAATCTTTGCGGTTAAGCGTTTGATTGGTCGTCGTTTTAAAGATGATGAAGTGCAAAAAGACTTAAATCTTATGCCCTATAAGATAATCGAGGCAGATAATGGTGATGCTTGGGTAGAAGCTAACGGTAAAAAACTTGCTCCTCAGCAAGTGTCTGCTGATATTCTTCGCAAAATTAAAAAGACAGCTGAAGATTATTTAGGTGAGGAAGTTAAGGATGCCGTAATCACAGTTCCTGCATACTTTAACGATAGTCAGCGTCAAGCTACTAAAGATGCTGGCAAAATTGCTGGGTTAAATGTTCTTCGCATTATTAACGAACCTACAGCAGCTGCTCTTGCGTTTGGTCTAGATAAACAAGAATCACGTGATCGTAAAATTGCTGTGTTTGACTTGGGTGGTGGTACATTTGATATTTCAATTATCGAAATTGCAGATGTTGATGGTGCTAACCAATTTGAAGTTTTATCTACAAACGGTGATACTTTCTTAGGAGGTGAGGATTTCGACCAACGCATAATCGACTACATCGTTGGTGAATTCAAAAAAGAACAAGGTGTTGATTTATCTAAAGATGTTCTTGCACTTCAACGTTTAAAAGAAGCTGCAGAAAAAGCGAAAATTGAACTTTCTTCTACAGCTCAAACTGAAATTAATTTGCCGTACATCACTGCGGATGCTTCGGGTCCTAAGCATCTTAACGTAAAACTTTCACGTGCGAAACTAGAAGCTTTAGTTGAGGATTTAATTGAACGCACTATAGAACCTTGCCGTATTGCAGTAAAAGATGCTGGTATTAAAGTAAGCGATATCGATGATGTCATCTTAGTAGGTGGTATGACTCGTATGCCAAAAGTTCAAGAGAAAGTTCAAGAATTTTTCGGTAAAGCTCCACGTAAAGACGTTAACCCCGACGAAGCTGTTGCTGTTGGTGCTGGTATTCAAGGTTCTGTTTTATCTGGTGATCGCAAAGACGTACTACTTCTAGACGTTACACCGCTGTCACTTGGTATTGAGACACTTGGTGGTGTTATGACTAAATTGATTCAGAAAAACACTACTATTCCTACTCGTCATACTCAAGTTTTCTCAACTGCGGACGATAATCAACCAGCGGTAACTATTAAGGTTTACCAGGGTGAGCGTGAAATTGCTCAATACAACAAAGCATTGGGTGAATTTAATCTTGAAGGCATTCCTCCAGCTCCACGTGGTATACCACAAATTGAAGTTACGCTTGATATTGACGCAAACGGTATCTTAAATGTATCAGCTAAGGATAAAGGTACTGGTAAGGAAAATAAAATTACCATTACAGCTAACTCTGGTCTTACTGATGAAGAGATTGAACGTATGGTAAAAGATGCTCAGGACAATGAAGAGGCAGATAAAAAAGTTGCTGAATTAGTTAAAGTTCGTAACGAAGCAGATGGTCTTGTACATGCTACTCGTAAGTCTTTAACTGAATATGGCGATAAATTAGAATCTTCAGAAAAAGAGGCTATTGAAACTGCGATTAAAGATCTCGAAGAATCTATAAAAGGAGATAATAAAGAAGAAATTGAATCTAAAACTCAAGCTCTTCTTACATCATCTCAAAAATTAGGAGAGAAGATGTACGCTGATATGCAAGCTCAACAAACTGCTGAGCAAGCTGGTGCTTCTAGTGGTGCAGGTACAGGCGATGCTGGAGCATCTTCTAATGATGATGTTGTTGATGCTGAATTTACTGAAGTTAAATCTGAGGATTCAGAAAGCAAGTAA
- the grpE gene encoding nucleotide exchange factor GrpE: MNNADIEAEKTKLDDTEALPREEVGIDVEGAVEDGVASYAEEEDSDKLISELQEQVLQMQDQSLRAMAEVENIRRRSNEEISKARRYALEGFASALLPVRDSLEAALNSENQSLESLKEGMDLTYKQLTQALERNNLTEIQPNEGDKFDPNVHQAISSVPNADITKDGIVQVLQKGYKLADRVVRPALVIVSAG, from the coding sequence ATGAATAATGCCGATATTGAAGCGGAAAAGACTAAATTGGATGATACTGAAGCATTGCCACGGGAGGAAGTTGGGATTGATGTTGAAGGTGCAGTCGAAGATGGCGTGGCATCATATGCAGAGGAAGAAGACTCTGATAAATTAATTTCGGAATTACAGGAGCAGGTTCTGCAGATGCAGGATCAAAGTTTACGTGCTATGGCCGAAGTGGAAAATATTCGTCGTCGCTCAAATGAAGAAATTTCTAAGGCTCGCAGGTACGCACTTGAGGGGTTTGCGTCGGCTTTATTGCCAGTAAGGGATTCTCTTGAAGCCGCACTTAATTCAGAAAATCAGAGTCTAGAAAGCCTGAAAGAGGGCATGGATCTTACATACAAACAATTAACCCAAGCTTTAGAGCGTAATAATCTTACAGAAATTCAGCCAAATGAAGGCGATAAATTTGACCCAAATGTTCATCAGGCTATTTCTTCTGTTCCTAACGCCGATATTACTAAGGATGGAATAGTACAGGTTCTACAAAAAGGGTATAAGTTGGCTGATCGTGTTGTTAGACCAGCATTAGTAATAGTTTCAGCAGGGTAG
- a CDS encoding LbetaH domain-containing protein, with protein MLRLNPRGDFPEVSESAFVDPTAIVCGKVIVGPNVFIGPYAVIRADEMDSNGNIEPIIIGANSNIQDGVVIHSKDGAPVVIGEHSSIAHRSIIHGPCVIGNRVFVGFNTVVYNSVVGDESVLRHNCVVDSHDIPERFYLPSATVVRQATDLNKLDTVPEDARNFSESVMLTNISFAAAYRKIQNTL; from the coding sequence TTGCTCAGACTAAATCCAAGAGGAGATTTTCCCGAAGTTTCTGAAAGTGCTTTTGTAGATCCGACCGCAATTGTGTGCGGTAAGGTGATTGTAGGACCTAATGTTTTTATTGGACCTTATGCTGTGATTAGGGCTGATGAAATGGACTCAAACGGAAACATAGAACCTATTATTATCGGGGCGAATTCTAATATTCAAGATGGGGTTGTTATTCATTCTAAAGACGGAGCACCTGTAGTAATAGGAGAGCACTCATCAATAGCACATAGATCAATTATTCATGGACCCTGTGTTATAGGTAATCGGGTATTTGTTGGGTTTAATACAGTGGTCTATAACTCAGTCGTTGGCGATGAGTCAGTTCTGAGACATAATTGTGTAGTTGATAGTCACGATATTCCAGAACGGTTTTATTTGCCTTCTGCTACTGTTGTACGACAAGCTACTGATTTAAATAAGCTCGATACTGTTCCTGAAGATGCTAGAAATTTTTCTGAATCTGTAATGCTTACAAATATTAGTTTTGCTGCTGCTTATAGGAAAATACAAAATACTCTTTAG
- the hemH gene encoding ferrochelatase yields the protein MDDKFKYIKPEGEYKLKSFVGVLLVNLGTPQEPTASSIRTYLREFLSDRRIVELNPVLWKFILNGFVLPFRPKKMVPKYKEIWAKYNKSPLLYHTENLRENLDEYMPSFMYVAHAMTYGEPSIKDALEYLRQRLCGERVIVVPLYPQFSASTTGAVFDAVARTVKEMKDFPELRFIKSYYRFPEYIECIANSIKAYWAENGQPDRLLCSFHGLPQSMIDAGDPYYSECLHTVELIKAALPQDGPQVDIAFQSKFGREKWIEPSSESVIRSYPSQGVKNLHVIAPGFAVDCIETIDEIDRELRDVFMNSGGEKFGYIPCLNSSEEWCETLNEIVYHHIFDWRNPCSD from the coding sequence ATGGACGACAAATTCAAATATATTAAACCTGAAGGTGAGTATAAACTTAAAAGTTTTGTCGGAGTTTTGCTAGTAAATTTAGGCACACCACAAGAACCTACCGCCTCTTCAATTAGGACATACTTAAGAGAATTTCTTTCTGATAGACGTATTGTTGAACTTAACCCCGTTCTTTGGAAATTTATATTGAATGGGTTTGTATTGCCCTTTAGGCCTAAGAAAATGGTTCCTAAGTATAAGGAAATATGGGCAAAATATAACAAATCTCCGCTTCTGTACCACACTGAAAATTTAAGAGAAAATTTGGATGAGTATATGCCTAGTTTTATGTATGTAGCACATGCTATGACATATGGTGAACCTTCGATAAAAGATGCTCTTGAATATTTAAGACAAAGATTGTGTGGGGAGCGTGTTATTGTTGTGCCTTTATATCCGCAATTCTCAGCATCCACAACTGGTGCCGTATTTGATGCAGTAGCTCGCACCGTAAAGGAAATGAAGGATTTCCCTGAGCTACGATTTATTAAAAGTTATTACAGATTTCCTGAGTACATTGAATGTATAGCAAACTCTATCAAAGCGTATTGGGCAGAAAATGGTCAACCTGATAGGTTGCTTTGTAGTTTTCATGGATTACCTCAGTCTATGATAGATGCAGGGGATCCCTACTATAGTGAATGCTTACATACGGTTGAATTGATTAAAGCTGCATTGCCACAAGATGGACCTCAGGTTGATATAGCTTTTCAGTCTAAATTCGGACGTGAAAAATGGATTGAGCCATCATCGGAATCTGTTATTCGTTCATACCCTTCCCAAGGTGTTAAAAATCTGCATGTTATAGCTCCTGGATTTGCTGTTGACTGTATTGAAACTATTGATGAAATTGATCGAGAATTGCGAGATGTTTTTATGAATAGTGGCGGTGAAAAATTTGGCTACATTCCTTGTTTGAATTCTAGTGAGGAATGGTGTGAGACCTTAAACGAAATTGTTTATCATCATATTTTTGATTGGAGAAACCCTTGCTCAGACTAA
- the hrcA gene encoding heat-inducible transcriptional repressor HrcA, which translates to MDDRSAELLTKLIQEYIQKGQPVGSKLLASYFSLSSATIRNVMSDLERLGLIHSPHTSAGRIPTPKGYSYFVNNLLTSKQNFYDSHEVIEEAFSAASSSSLPELMESAAGILSKLTHFAGVVVVPNREMHFKHIEFIRLSGSSVLMILVSPQGEVFNKILNVDTNISDKSLHQAASYLNSNYAGLPLSEVRVEISNQLSELKIDISQLMQSSIDSVGSRSESEVKISGQGKLLDSEDLASDLTKLKKTFTLFEQKSELAHILDLASHSQGVQIYIGGESPYVPFQDLSIVASSYQSNGKIIGALGVIGPSRMAYDRVIPIVDITAKLLSNTLST; encoded by the coding sequence ATGGATGATCGGTCTGCAGAGTTACTTACAAAATTGATTCAGGAATATATTCAAAAAGGGCAGCCAGTAGGCTCTAAGTTATTGGCTTCTTATTTTAGTCTTTCATCTGCCACTATTCGTAATGTGATGTCTGATTTGGAGAGGTTAGGACTTATTCATAGTCCACACACGTCTGCTGGTCGAATTCCAACTCCGAAGGGTTATTCATATTTCGTGAACAATTTACTCACATCAAAGCAAAACTTTTATGATAGTCATGAAGTAATTGAGGAAGCGTTTAGTGCGGCTAGCTCTTCATCATTGCCAGAGCTGATGGAGTCGGCAGCAGGTATTTTATCTAAGCTTACGCATTTTGCTGGAGTAGTAGTTGTTCCAAATCGAGAGATGCATTTTAAACATATAGAATTTATCAGGCTTTCAGGTTCTTCTGTTCTTATGATTTTAGTTTCACCTCAAGGCGAAGTGTTCAATAAAATTCTTAACGTAGATACAAATATTTCTGATAAATCTCTACATCAGGCTGCAAGCTATTTAAATAGTAATTATGCTGGATTGCCACTTTCTGAAGTAAGAGTTGAAATCTCAAATCAACTAAGCGAACTTAAAATTGATATCTCACAACTTATGCAGTCGTCGATTGATTCTGTGGGTTCTCGTTCTGAAAGTGAAGTAAAAATTTCAGGTCAGGGTAAATTATTAGATTCTGAAGATTTAGCTAGTGATTTAACAAAACTTAAAAAAACGTTCACTTTATTTGAGCAGAAATCTGAACTAGCACATATTCTTGATTTGGCTTCACATTCCCAGGGGGTACAAATTTATATTGGCGGAGAGTCCCCTTATGTGCCTTTTCAGGACTTATCTATAGTGGCATCATCATATCAGTCAAATGGTAAAATTATCGGAGCATTAGGTGTGATAGGACCTAGTCGTATGGCTTACGACAGGGTAATTCCAATAGTTGATATCACGGCCAAGTTGCTTTCAAATACGCTTAGTACTTAA
- a CDS encoding NAD kinase has translation MHFSTIALVGRYQDSGMDVPLRELANQLIDAGIEVIIEKDTAKYTGLKEFHIGSIDQIGALADMTIVLGGDGTMLGAARSLAPFHVPLLGINHGRLGFITDVPVHKSKAAVQSVIEGKFTVEKRSLLEGTIIRGSEEIHAGIALNDVVLNRAGIAGMIEVSVDYDGVHMYRQRADGIIISTPTGSTAYSLSANGPIMHPKTDAFLVVPIAPQTLSHRPIVLPTSGAITLTVCDASHSGFGANVHFDMQSWNNLQVNDKIMVRKSKHPAQFIHPVGYSYFSTLRKKLHWNIMPDGNEDCGC, from the coding sequence ATGCATTTTTCAACCATTGCTTTGGTTGGGCGTTATCAAGATTCTGGCATGGATGTGCCTTTGCGTGAATTGGCTAATCAGCTAATTGATGCTGGAATTGAAGTTATTATTGAAAAAGATACAGCCAAATATACAGGCTTAAAAGAGTTTCATATCGGTTCTATAGATCAAATCGGCGCCTTGGCTGATATGACTATAGTTCTTGGCGGAGATGGCACTATGCTTGGAGCCGCCCGTTCATTAGCTCCATTTCACGTGCCTCTTTTAGGTATTAACCACGGAAGGCTGGGCTTTATTACTGATGTACCTGTACATAAATCAAAAGCCGCAGTTCAGTCTGTAATCGAAGGTAAATTCACGGTAGAAAAAAGATCGCTTCTTGAGGGTACTATTATCAGGGGATCTGAGGAGATACATGCTGGCATTGCATTAAATGATGTAGTTTTAAATCGTGCTGGTATAGCTGGTATGATTGAAGTTTCAGTGGATTATGATGGTGTGCATATGTATAGGCAGCGTGCGGACGGTATTATCATATCGACTCCAACTGGGTCTACAGCCTACTCTCTATCTGCTAATGGACCTATTATGCATCCAAAGACCGATGCTTTTTTGGTCGTACCCATTGCCCCCCAAACACTTTCACATAGACCTATAGTATTGCCAACTTCAGGAGCTATTACCCTAACGGTTTGCGATGCAAGTCATTCAGGTTTCGGCGCAAATGTACACTTCGATATGCAAAGCTGGAACAATCTTCAAGTTAACGACAAAATCATGGTGCGCAAATCAAAACATCCAGCTCAATTTATTCATCCTGTGGGTTATAGCTACTTCTCCACATTACGTAAAAAACTGCATTGGAATATTATGCCTGATGGCAATGAGGACTGCGGATGCTGA
- the recN gene encoding DNA repair protein RecN, translating to MLISLHIRDFVIVDRADINFKNGFTVFTGETGAGKSILIDALLLTLGQRASASVVRSGCTKADISSVFSVDDELRSWLTERDFEADELILRRVIDSNSNSKAYINGVPSTLAQMKELAELLIDIHGQHAHQLLLRAQSQRNLLDTQGGHISLVHELSSAWSKWQYSLAQLEEAKSRSQNIEREIAQVQWELGEIQELAPIEGEWERINEEHTRLSNAEELIEGVARIINKLDKESDGDYKSGVYGVIDSLSQCVSILSELVSNDKSLNPILESLESARINSDEANGELRRYLENVENDPSALESVESRLRKYYDLAKKFRYQPEETFKHKSKLESKLNELQVSVDIEAIELKVSEYESKYRNIATELTKARKATATALSKDITEAMQTLAMEGGKFEVVLETLSQPTSYGMESVQFMVAGHSGTAVRPLSKVASGGELARLSLAISVIASRAKQVPTLIFDEVDSGIGGGVAEIVGKLLRQLSAEHQVLCVTHLPQVAACAHNHFEVNKENVDGGTISTIKELDANQRVEEVARMLGGVKITSTTKAHAKELIDSSSNS from the coding sequence ATGCTGATATCGCTTCATATACGCGATTTTGTAATTGTTGACCGAGCAGACATTAACTTCAAAAACGGTTTTACAGTTTTTACTGGAGAGACTGGTGCGGGCAAATCCATACTTATTGATGCTCTTCTTTTGACTCTCGGTCAAAGGGCAAGTGCATCGGTTGTTAGATCTGGTTGCACAAAGGCTGATATTTCTTCCGTATTCTCAGTTGATGATGAGCTTCGCAGTTGGCTTACAGAGCGGGACTTTGAGGCCGATGAGTTAATTCTTAGACGTGTAATCGACTCCAATTCAAACAGCAAAGCGTATATTAACGGTGTACCCTCAACTCTTGCCCAGATGAAAGAATTGGCTGAGCTACTTATTGATATTCATGGGCAGCACGCACATCAATTGCTTTTACGTGCCCAATCTCAAAGAAATCTTTTGGACACTCAAGGTGGACACATCTCCTTGGTACATGAGCTAAGTTCAGCTTGGTCTAAGTGGCAATATTCCCTAGCTCAACTTGAAGAGGCAAAATCTCGTTCACAAAATATTGAACGTGAAATCGCTCAAGTACAGTGGGAGCTTGGAGAAATACAGGAACTTGCACCTATTGAAGGTGAATGGGAGCGAATTAACGAAGAGCACACACGCCTTTCTAATGCAGAAGAACTAATTGAGGGTGTGGCTAGGATTATAAATAAATTAGATAAAGAATCCGATGGTGATTATAAATCTGGCGTTTATGGAGTTATTGATTCGTTATCTCAATGTGTAAGTATATTAAGTGAATTGGTATCAAACGATAAGTCATTGAACCCAATTTTAGAGTCCTTAGAATCAGCTCGTATCAATTCAGATGAAGCTAATGGGGAGCTAAGAAGATACCTAGAGAATGTTGAAAACGACCCCTCAGCACTCGAATCAGTAGAATCTCGCCTAAGAAAGTACTACGACTTAGCTAAAAAGTTCAGATATCAACCTGAGGAAACTTTCAAACACAAATCAAAGCTTGAATCAAAACTAAATGAACTGCAAGTATCTGTAGATATCGAGGCTATAGAATTAAAAGTGAGTGAGTATGAGAGCAAGTACAGAAACATTGCCACAGAATTAACCAAAGCTAGAAAGGCTACGGCTACAGCTTTAAGCAAAGACATAACTGAAGCAATGCAAACTTTAGCAATGGAAGGCGGTAAATTTGAAGTTGTTTTAGAAACCTTGAGTCAGCCGACCTCTTATGGAATGGAGTCGGTACAATTTATGGTTGCTGGGCATTCTGGAACAGCAGTTAGACCGCTCTCAAAAGTCGCTTCGGGAGGAGAATTGGCTCGTTTATCCCTAGCTATATCAGTTATTGCTAGTCGTGCTAAACAAGTTCCTACATTGATATTCGACGAGGTGGATTCTGGAATAGGCGGTGGCGTAGCTGAAATAGTAGGCAAGTTATTGCGACAATTGTCAGCTGAACATCAAGTCCTTTGTGTGACCCACCTGCCCCAAGTTGCAGCTTGTGCACACAATCATTTTGAAGTTAATAAGGAAAATGTAGATGGTGGCACGATTTCAACCATAAAAGAACTTGATGCCAATCAACGAGTCGAAGAAGTTGCACGCATGCTAGGCGGTGTCAAAATAACTAGTACTACAAAGGCTCACGCAAAAGAGCTTATAGACTCAAGTTCAAATTCCTGA
- the dapB gene encoding 4-hydroxy-tetrahydrodipicolinate reductase — protein sequence MKIAITGASGRMGQMLQHVASKIPDFSEVALIDLSSTEHEISSIIEKADCVIDFTRPEGTMKYLDYCHRFGTSLVIGTTGFTADQKKVIEEVSKNISLVMASNMSFGVNVTVKLLQEAAKLLKGYDIEVFEAHHKHKVDSPSGTAIMMGEAIAKVLDVELEDVADWTRHGHVGARKDGHIGFSVVRGGSIVGEHKVMFCGDGEVIEITHKSSNREHYAEGACRAAMFLKDKDTGLFDMQDVIDSGI from the coding sequence ATGAAGATAGCTATCACAGGGGCATCGGGTCGCATGGGACAGATGCTTCAACATGTTGCTTCTAAAATTCCTGATTTTTCTGAGGTTGCTTTAATTGATTTGTCATCTACTGAGCACGAAATTAGCTCGATAATTGAGAAAGCCGATTGCGTTATTGATTTTACACGTCCTGAAGGAACTATGAAGTATCTTGATTATTGTCATCGTTTTGGAACTTCATTAGTTATCGGAACTACGGGTTTTACTGCTGATCAAAAGAAAGTTATAGAGGAAGTATCAAAAAATATATCCCTTGTTATGGCTTCGAATATGAGCTTTGGGGTTAATGTAACGGTGAAACTTTTGCAGGAAGCTGCTAAGCTTCTAAAGGGCTATGATATCGAAGTATTCGAGGCTCATCATAAGCATAAAGTTGATTCTCCTTCTGGTACAGCCATTATGATGGGAGAGGCTATCGCTAAAGTTCTTGATGTTGAGCTTGAGGATGTGGCTGATTGGACTCGTCATGGGCATGTTGGTGCTCGAAAAGATGGTCATATTGGGTTTTCTGTTGTGCGTGGCGGATCTATTGTGGGAGAGCATAAGGTTATGTTCTGCGGAGATGGGGAAGTGATAGAGATTACTCATAAGTCCTCTAATCGTGAGCATTATGCTGAGGGTGCATGCAGAGCAGCTATGTTCCTTAAAGATAAGGACACAGGTCTATTCGATATGCAGGATGTTATAGATTCAGGAATTTGA